One part of the Enterococcus sp. DIV1094 genome encodes these proteins:
- a CDS encoding deoxyribonuclease IV, translating into MLLGSHVSMSGKKMLLGAAEEAASYGASTFMIYTGAPQNTRRKSIEEMNIEAGTKYMEENGLTNIVVHAPYIINLGNTTKPEMFPFAVQFLREEIVRAEALGATQITLHPGAHVGAGAEAGIARIIEGLNEVLTKEQTAQIALETMAGKGTEIGRTFEELAQIIDGVTLNEKLSVTFDTCHTNDAGYDVANDFYGVMETFDKVIGLDRLKVLHINDSKNPQGSHKDRHANIGFGTIGFDALNKIVHEPMFKDVSKILETPYVGKDKKLAYAPYGKEIAMFKAESFDPEVFPELLADVEA; encoded by the coding sequence ATGTTATTAGGTTCACATGTCAGCATGAGCGGTAAAAAGATGTTATTAGGTGCAGCAGAAGAAGCAGCGAGTTATGGGGCTTCTACATTTATGATCTATACGGGGGCACCACAAAATACCCGAAGAAAATCAATTGAAGAAATGAATATTGAAGCTGGAACAAAATATATGGAAGAAAATGGTCTGACAAATATAGTAGTCCATGCACCGTATATCATCAATTTAGGAAATACAACCAAACCAGAGATGTTTCCTTTTGCTGTCCAGTTTTTAAGAGAAGAGATCGTTCGAGCGGAAGCATTAGGTGCTACTCAGATCACTTTACATCCAGGTGCCCATGTCGGTGCTGGTGCAGAGGCAGGGATCGCAAGGATCATTGAAGGCCTAAACGAAGTCTTGACGAAAGAACAGACCGCTCAGATCGCTTTGGAGACGATGGCGGGAAAAGGTACAGAGATCGGCCGTACATTTGAAGAATTGGCACAGATCATTGATGGCGTGACATTGAATGAAAAACTGTCAGTGACCTTTGATACATGCCATACCAACGATGCCGGTTATGATGTGGCAAACGATTTTTATGGCGTAATGGAAACGTTCGATAAAGTAATCGGCTTAGATCGTTTAAAAGTCTTACACATCAATGATTCAAAAAATCCACAAGGTTCACATAAAGATCGCCATGCCAATATTGGATTTGGTACGATCGGCTTTGACGCCTTGAATAAAATCGTCCATGAGCCGATGTTCAAAGATGTTTCAAAGATCCTTGAAACACCATATGTGGGTAAAGATAAAAAATTAGCCTATGCGCCTTATGGCAAAGAAATCGCAATGTTCAAAGCTGAAAGCTTTGATCCGGAAGTATTCCCAGAATTATTAGCAGATGTAGAAGCCTGA
- the licT gene encoding BglG family transcription antiterminator LicT: MRIEKILNNNVVVTRDKLNREMIVMGKGLAFKKKIGDSISETCVDKEFYLTDDGLSRHFQKLAEDIPMEYLELSYEIIEYTKETLDVTLNESIYISLTDHLYNAIKRYKTGVGLSNVLLYDIKQLFPREYQIGKKTIEKVHHKYGFDLSENEAGFIALHLVNAQSEQDRMNNMYQFTKTIQDILNIVRYYYQTPFDEESIYFFRFVTHLRFFLNRVMNTSLTHEGEVEEELIQMIQRKYQTASGCVDKIALFLEETFNYHMSDDEIVYLTIHLARLADNDHLKNH; the protein is encoded by the coding sequence ATGCGGATTGAAAAAATTCTAAATAATAATGTCGTTGTCACAAGGGATAAGTTGAATCGAGAAATGATCGTCATGGGAAAAGGATTAGCATTCAAAAAAAAGATTGGTGATTCGATTTCAGAAACGTGTGTCGATAAGGAATTTTATTTGACAGATGATGGACTGTCTAGGCATTTTCAAAAATTAGCAGAGGATATCCCCATGGAATATCTCGAACTATCCTACGAAATCATTGAGTATACGAAAGAAACCCTTGATGTGACGTTGAATGAGTCAATCTACATTTCGTTGACCGACCATCTATACAATGCGATCAAACGTTATAAGACAGGGGTCGGGTTATCCAATGTTTTACTTTATGATATCAAGCAATTATTTCCTAGAGAATATCAAATAGGTAAAAAAACGATCGAAAAAGTCCACCATAAATATGGCTTTGATTTATCTGAAAACGAAGCAGGGTTCATTGCGCTTCATTTAGTCAATGCCCAATCTGAGCAAGACCGTATGAATAATATGTACCAGTTTACGAAAACCATTCAAGATATTTTGAATATCGTTCGCTATTATTATCAAACACCATTCGATGAAGAATCGATATATTTTTTCCGTTTTGTGACACATCTGCGTTTTTTTCTGAATCGTGTCATGAATACCTCTCTTACCCATGAGGGGGAAGTCGAAGAAGAGCTGATCCAGATGATCCAGCGAAAATACCAGACTGCTTCAGGTTGTGTGGATAAAATCGCTTTATTTTTAGAGGAAACATTCAATTATCATATGTCTGACGATGAAATTGTCTACTTAACGATCCATTTGGCTCGTTTAGCAGATAATGATCATTTGAAAAATCATTAA
- the ccpA gene encoding catabolite control protein A, whose protein sequence is MEKQTITIYDVAREANVSMATVSRVVNGNPNVKPATRKKVLEVIDRLDYRPNAVARGLASKKTTTVGVIIPDVSNMFFASLARGIDDVATMYKYNIILANSDGNDQKEVNVLNNLLAKQVDGVIFMGHHITDEIRGEFSRSKTPVVLAGSIDPDEQVGSVNIDYTSATKDAVTKLAKNGNKKIAFVSGALIDPINGQNRLKGYKEALKENGLTYSEGLIFESSYNFRDGLSLVNRIYNSGATAVYVTDDELAIGILDGLIDRGVKVPEEFEIITSNNSLLTEVARPRLTSITQPLYDLGAVSMRLLTKMMNKEEVEEKTIILPYGIEEKGSTK, encoded by the coding sequence ATGGAAAAACAAACTATCACTATTTATGACGTAGCGAGAGAGGCAAATGTTTCGATGGCTACTGTTTCACGTGTTGTCAATGGGAACCCAAATGTAAAACCTGCGACACGAAAAAAAGTATTGGAAGTTATTGATCGCTTAGATTATCGTCCAAATGCTGTCGCTCGTGGACTTGCAAGTAAAAAAACAACAACTGTTGGGGTTATTATCCCAGATGTCAGCAATATGTTCTTTGCTTCATTAGCACGTGGGATCGATGATGTTGCGACAATGTACAAATATAATATCATCTTGGCAAATTCAGACGGAAATGATCAAAAAGAAGTGAACGTATTAAACAACTTGTTAGCAAAACAAGTGGACGGCGTGATCTTCATGGGTCACCATATCACAGATGAAATCCGTGGTGAGTTCTCACGTTCAAAAACTCCTGTTGTTTTAGCTGGTTCGATCGATCCAGACGAGCAAGTAGGTAGTGTCAATATCGACTATACTTCAGCAACAAAAGATGCAGTGACTAAATTAGCTAAAAATGGCAACAAAAAAATTGCTTTTGTCAGTGGTGCATTGATTGATCCAATCAACGGGCAAAACCGTTTGAAAGGCTACAAAGAAGCATTAAAAGAAAACGGTCTGACTTACAGCGAAGGATTGATCTTTGAATCAAGCTATAATTTCAGAGATGGCTTGTCATTAGTCAATCGCATCTACAACAGTGGGGCAACTGCTGTTTATGTTACTGATGATGAATTAGCAATCGGTATTTTAGATGGCTTGATCGACCGCGGTGTGAAAGTGCCAGAAGAATTTGAGATCATCACAAGCAACAACTCATTATTAACAGAAGTTGCTCGTCCACGTTTGACAAGTATTACTCAACCATTGTATGACTTAGGTGCAGTATCGATGCGTCTATTGACAAAAATGATGAACAAAGAAGAAGTGGAAGAAAAAACGATCATCTTACCATATGGAATCGAAGAAAAAGGTTCTACAAAATAA
- a CDS encoding Nramp family divalent metal transporter, giving the protein MKNHEKNHKWIEHTNGLSLSEVNGTVKVPKGKSFFRTLLAYSGPGALVAVGYMDPGNWSTSITGGQNFQYLLMSVILMSSLIAMLLQYMAAKLGIVSQMDLAQAIRARTSKTLGVILWILTELAIMATDIAEVIGAAIALYLLFDIPLAIAVFITVLDVFVLLLLTKIGFRKIEALVVCLIFVILFVFVYQVALSNPDWASLFKGFIPNSQTFAEEPKIGGETPLTGALGIIGATVMPHNLYLHSAVSQTREIDRKDPEDIARAVRFSTWDSNIQLTMAFVVNALLLIMGVAVFKTGAVQDPSFFGLYEALSDPSAMSNGVLIAVAKSGILSTLFAVALLASGQNSTITGTLTGQVIMEGFIHMRMPIWLRRLVTRLLSVIPVLLCVLFTSSKGTIEEHTALNNLMNESQVFLAFALPFSMIPLLMMTNSQAEMGNRFKNSLIVKILGWFSVISLTYLNLRGLPGQIEAFFGDQASSASIALADRIAYIIIVAVLALLAWTIVDLYKGNKRYAERLQELS; this is encoded by the coding sequence TTGAAGAATCACGAAAAGAATCATAAATGGATCGAACATACTAATGGGTTATCCCTTTCAGAAGTAAACGGCACAGTCAAAGTGCCAAAAGGAAAAAGTTTCTTTCGGACTTTGCTTGCTTATTCCGGCCCCGGCGCACTCGTCGCAGTCGGTTATATGGACCCCGGCAATTGGTCAACCTCGATCACCGGCGGACAAAATTTTCAATACTTATTGATGTCAGTCATCCTGATGTCCAGTTTGATTGCCATGTTGCTACAATATATGGCTGCCAAACTTGGGATCGTTAGCCAAATGGATTTGGCACAAGCGATACGCGCTCGGACAAGCAAAACATTAGGCGTCATTCTCTGGATTTTAACAGAGTTAGCGATCATGGCTACAGATATCGCCGAAGTCATCGGTGCCGCAATCGCTCTTTATTTATTGTTTGATATTCCTTTGGCAATCGCTGTCTTTATTACTGTTTTGGATGTCTTTGTCTTGCTCCTTTTGACAAAGATCGGTTTTCGGAAAATCGAAGCATTAGTCGTTTGTTTGATTTTCGTTATCCTGTTTGTCTTTGTCTATCAAGTCGCTCTTTCAAATCCTGATTGGGCTAGTTTGTTCAAAGGATTTATTCCTAACAGCCAAACATTTGCGGAAGAACCAAAAATCGGCGGAGAAACACCCTTGACAGGCGCTTTAGGGATCATCGGTGCGACAGTGATGCCCCACAATCTTTATTTACATTCTGCTGTTTCTCAAACACGAGAGATCGATCGAAAAGATCCAGAAGATATTGCAAGAGCCGTCCGTTTCTCCACTTGGGATTCAAATATTCAATTGACAATGGCTTTCGTTGTCAATGCTTTACTGTTGATCATGGGGGTTGCGGTCTTTAAAACTGGCGCCGTACAAGACCCATCATTCTTCGGCTTGTATGAAGCACTCTCTGATCCTTCTGCCATGAGTAACGGTGTCTTGATCGCCGTAGCAAAATCCGGGATTTTATCGACCTTATTCGCAGTGGCACTGCTTGCTTCCGGTCAAAATTCAACGATTACCGGTACCTTGACTGGACAAGTCATCATGGAAGGCTTTATCCATATGCGTATGCCGATTTGGTTGCGTCGCTTAGTGACTCGACTATTATCCGTCATCCCAGTACTTCTTTGTGTCTTGTTCACCAGCTCAAAAGGTACGATCGAAGAACATACAGCATTGAACAATCTAATGAATGAATCTCAAGTTTTCTTAGCCTTTGCTTTACCTTTTTCAATGATTCCTTTATTGATGATGACTAACAGCCAAGCAGAAATGGGCAATCGTTTCAAAAATTCACTCATCGTCAAAATACTCGGCTGGTTTTCCGTTATCAGTTTGACGTACCTAAACTTACGTGGTCTCCCTGGACAAATCGAAGCCTTTTTCGGCGATCAAGCTTCCAGTGCGTCTATCGCCCTTGCTGATCGGATCGCTTACATCATCATCGTGGCTGTTCTCGCTTTACTCGCTTGGACGATCGTGGATCTTTATAAGGGAAATAAACGCTATGCCGAACGATTACAAGAGTTGTCTTGA
- a CDS encoding ABC transporter ATP-binding protein produces the protein MSIFRKLGWFFKQEKKHYLIGVFSLFAVALVQLIPPKVIGIIIDEIADQNISMQIISLWIGVLIVAAFLQYLFRYIWRMNIWGSAARLEKELRQRLFAHFTRMDSLFYQKYRTGDLMAHATNDLNAIQNVAGAGILTFADSVITGGTTIIAMVLFVDWRLTLIALIPLPLLAVTSRILGSKLHDAFRDSQEAFSSINDKTQESITGIKVIKTFGQEKQDLEDFQEKIDDAIKKNKRVNFLDALFDPFITLIIGLSYVATIILGGRYVLNGTISIGQMVSFISYIGMLVWPMFAIGRLFNVLERGNASYDRVNELLHEKTHIVEKTGAESTPAKGELNVAITQFTYPDDKQPALEHIKFAINEGDTLGIVGKTGAGKTTIIKLLMREYDHYQGEIKFGGRTIKDYSLDALLRSIGYVPQDHFLFSMTILDNVRFSNPQKSPEEVEEAAELAYINKEIKGLPEGYQTMVGERGVSLSGGQKQRLSIARALIQSPELLILDDALSAVDAKTEEAILRNLKAERKNKTTIIAAHRLSSVMHANEIIVIDHGRIVERGTHQELLALGGWYEQMWQKQQLEAKIEGGGE, from the coding sequence ATGTCGATTTTCAGAAAATTGGGTTGGTTTTTTAAACAAGAGAAAAAGCACTATTTGATTGGCGTATTTTCTTTGTTCGCGGTCGCATTAGTGCAATTGATCCCACCTAAAGTCATTGGGATCATCATCGATGAGATCGCCGATCAAAACATCTCGATGCAAATCATTTCATTGTGGATCGGGGTACTGATCGTAGCTGCTTTTTTACAATATTTATTCCGCTATATTTGGCGAATGAACATTTGGGGAAGTGCAGCAAGACTTGAAAAAGAATTACGTCAACGCCTATTTGCCCATTTTACTCGAATGGATAGTTTGTTCTATCAAAAATACAGAACAGGCGACTTGATGGCCCATGCGACAAATGACTTGAACGCCATCCAAAATGTGGCAGGTGCTGGGATTTTAACATTTGCAGATTCAGTGATCACTGGCGGGACGACGATCATTGCGATGGTTCTATTCGTTGATTGGCGTTTGACACTGATTGCCTTGATCCCATTGCCTTTACTGGCGGTCACTTCAAGGATCTTAGGTTCAAAATTACATGATGCTTTTCGTGATTCACAAGAAGCATTTTCAAGTATCAATGATAAAACGCAAGAAAGTATCACAGGTATCAAAGTGATCAAAACGTTTGGACAAGAAAAACAGGACTTGGAAGACTTCCAAGAAAAAATCGATGATGCCATCAAGAAAAATAAGCGTGTAAACTTTTTAGATGCGCTTTTTGATCCATTCATCACATTGATCATTGGCTTGTCTTATGTGGCGACGATCATTTTAGGTGGACGTTATGTACTGAATGGTACGATTTCAATTGGGCAGATGGTTTCTTTTATCAGTTATATCGGGATGCTTGTTTGGCCAATGTTTGCCATCGGACGTTTATTCAACGTGTTAGAACGTGGGAATGCTTCCTATGATCGTGTCAATGAGTTATTGCATGAAAAAACACATATCGTCGAAAAAACTGGGGCAGAAAGCACACCCGCTAAAGGGGAGTTGAATGTTGCAATCACGCAATTTACTTACCCTGACGATAAACAACCAGCGTTAGAACACATCAAATTTGCGATCAATGAAGGAGACACGTTAGGGATCGTTGGTAAAACAGGAGCCGGCAAGACTACGATCATCAAATTATTGATGCGCGAATATGACCATTATCAAGGAGAAATCAAGTTTGGCGGACGAACAATCAAAGACTACTCCTTGGATGCGTTATTACGCTCGATCGGTTATGTACCACAAGATCATTTCTTGTTTTCGATGACGATCTTAGATAATGTCCGATTCTCCAATCCACAAAAATCACCAGAAGAAGTGGAAGAAGCAGCGGAATTGGCGTATATCAATAAAGAGATCAAAGGTTTACCAGAAGGTTATCAAACCATGGTCGGTGAACGTGGCGTTTCTCTGTCTGGTGGACAAAAGCAACGTTTGTCGATCGCTCGTGCATTGATCCAAAGTCCAGAATTATTGATTTTGGATGACGCACTATCTGCTGTCGATGCAAAAACAGAAGAAGCGATTTTGCGTAACCTTAAAGCAGAACGGAAAAACAAAACAACGATCATTGCCGCGCATCGTTTAAGTAGTGTCATGCACGCCAATGAAATCATCGTTATCGATCACGGACGGATCGTTGAACGTGGGACACATCAAGAATTACTAGCTCTTGGTGGTTGGTACGAACAAATGTGGCAGAAGCAACAATTAGAAGCAAAAATTGAAGGAGGCGGTGAATAA
- a CDS encoding ABC transporter ATP-binding protein produces the protein MEDQYQSEWSKSMTFKEQASIIKRLMHFAKPFRSTFIIAILFAFALSVINVLLPRIIQTFMDEHLAKQSATTQVILFFAGLYLFGVIVKSIIWFFQWYLYSMASLKTYQHIRVKLFEKLHTLGMRYFDQTPAGSTVSRVTNDTETLFEFWYVFLMVLTGIFAVVSSFIAMFQINEKIALWCLIFLPILGVVIWYYQKFSSRIYRNMRERLSQLNTKLNESISGMRIIQQFRQESRLAKEFEEVNEEYLATRYAMIKTNSILLSPIISFLYALAIALTLTLFGLDALNSPVEVGLIFAFTTYVQGFFNPMSQMMDFLSVFTDGTVAGSRILKIMDTEEYAPQQNETADRTITAGKIEFRNVSFSYDGKNNVLNNISFVANPGETVALVGHTGSGKSSIINVLMRFYEFYEGQILIDDHDIREYPIEELRKKMGLVLQDAFLFYGDIAGNIRMMDPDITDEQIKAAAEFVQANQFIEELPKGYHSKVIERGASYSSGQRQLITFARTIVTDPKILVLDEATANIDTETEVLIQEGLAKMRQGRTTIAIAHRLSTIRDAELILVLDKGHIVERGNHETLLAEEGLYADMYKLQSE, from the coding sequence ATGGAAGATCAATATCAGTCAGAATGGTCAAAATCCATGACCTTCAAAGAACAAGCCTCGATCATCAAACGTTTGATGCACTTTGCGAAACCTTTTCGCTCGACATTCATCATTGCAATTTTATTTGCTTTCGCACTGTCAGTCATCAATGTTCTTTTGCCGAGGATCATCCAAACATTCATGGATGAGCATTTAGCCAAGCAGTCAGCGACAACTCAAGTCATTCTTTTCTTTGCTGGGTTATATCTTTTTGGGGTCATTGTCAAAAGTATCATTTGGTTTTTCCAATGGTATTTATATTCGATGGCTTCATTGAAGACGTATCAGCATATCCGTGTGAAGTTATTTGAGAAACTTCATACGTTAGGTATGCGTTACTTCGATCAAACACCCGCAGGTTCCACTGTATCTCGTGTGACGAATGATACTGAGACACTTTTTGAATTTTGGTATGTCTTTCTAATGGTTTTAACAGGTATTTTTGCGGTCGTCTCCTCATTTATCGCAATGTTTCAGATCAATGAAAAAATCGCGTTATGGTGCTTGATCTTCTTGCCGATACTTGGTGTAGTGATTTGGTATTATCAAAAATTCAGTTCAAGGATCTATCGCAATATGCGTGAACGTTTGAGTCAATTGAATACAAAATTGAATGAATCGATCTCTGGGATGCGTATCATCCAACAATTCCGTCAAGAATCACGTTTGGCAAAGGAATTTGAGGAAGTCAATGAAGAATATCTTGCGACACGCTATGCCATGATCAAGACAAACTCGATTCTTTTGAGTCCGATCATCAGTTTTCTATATGCCTTAGCGATTGCTTTGACATTGACCTTATTCGGACTTGATGCATTGAATTCACCAGTTGAAGTCGGTTTGATCTTTGCCTTCACGACGTATGTGCAAGGATTTTTTAACCCGATGTCACAAATGATGGACTTCTTGAGTGTCTTTACAGACGGAACGGTCGCGGGTAGTCGTATCTTGAAGATCATGGATACGGAAGAATATGCCCCACAGCAAAACGAAACAGCGGATCGTACAATCACTGCTGGGAAGATCGAGTTTCGTAATGTCAGCTTTTCTTATGATGGAAAAAACAATGTATTGAACAATATCTCATTTGTTGCAAATCCAGGAGAAACAGTCGCATTAGTCGGTCATACTGGAAGTGGGAAAAGTTCGATCATCAATGTGCTGATGCGATTTTATGAGTTTTATGAAGGGCAGATTTTGATCGATGATCATGATATTCGTGAATATCCAATCGAGGAATTACGGAAAAAAATGGGCTTAGTTTTGCAGGATGCTTTCTTATTTTATGGTGATATTGCAGGGAATATCCGTATGATGGACCCCGATATCACAGATGAGCAAATCAAAGCGGCTGCGGAGTTTGTCCAAGCGAATCAGTTCATCGAAGAATTGCCAAAAGGGTATCACTCAAAAGTGATCGAAAGAGGAGCGAGCTATTCGAGTGGTCAACGTCAATTGATTACGTTTGCGCGAACGATTGTTACTGACCCTAAAATCTTAGTCCTTGATGAAGCGACAGCGAATATCGATACGGAAACAGAAGTGTTGATCCAAGAGGGGCTTGCAAAAATGCGCCAAGGACGAACGACGATTGCCATCGCCCATCGACTGTCAACGATCCGCGATGCCGAATTGATCCTTGTCTTAGACAAAGGCCATATCGTGGAACGCGGCAACCACGAAACACTATTAGCTGAAGAAGGGCTATACGCCGATATGTACAAATTACAAAGTGAATAA
- a CDS encoding transglycosylase domain-containing protein, with protein sequence MPRNNTRRKQARRTKEKWFVPKVIFRVFQSLTVFIMVLIILFAALGVGVGAGYFAYLVEDTKLPSKSELQSELGNITETSKLVYADNTEISTIQTDLMRTTVPSDQMSPYLKSAIISTEDEYFEEHKGYVPKAVIRALFSEATGIGSSGGSTLTQQLVKQQILTDETTFKRKANEILLAAQVEKHFTKDEIISTYLNVSPFGRNNKGQNIAGVQEAAQGIFGVNASDLSLPQAAFIAGLPQSPITYSPYTNTGALKEDLSAGLERKDIVLFSMYREHQITKEEYEEAKAYDLTQDFLGQQVAEQSDRDFLYYTVMNAATDIIARQLGEKDEADLSDADVYNAYYQRAEQTIQNQGYTIHSTIDKDIYEAMQAGVANFGYLLDDGRGTPVETGNVLMDNKTGRVYGFVGGRNYALNQNNHAFDTQRQAGSSIKPMLVYGPAIDMGLVGSESRVSDYETTWQEGANAGEDIVNATNKGSNTFQTVRESLEWSNNIPAYHLYQDVLNNGGSKQYAYETYLSKMNYPTNANWGVESAPLGTVDVTTLQQTNGFQTLANNGEFQQAYIIDSITDNDGNVIYQHEHKPVRVFSEAAASIVNDMMRSVIDEKITTPFKDDISSLNGSLGQADWIGKTGSTNEFRDSWLVVSTPSITISSWAGHDDNTGMDSQARFRSSKYLANLINQVYQVNPSIFGTDQKFSLASDVKKEDVAAFTGQLPGKVTVDRRSINTPSKTVESLWAKDGPEKSTFKFGVGGTDENYKDYWNTVGTFERENPQNKDDDKDDD encoded by the coding sequence TTGCCACGTAATAATACACGAAGAAAACAAGCACGACGAACAAAAGAAAAGTGGTTTGTTCCTAAGGTCATTTTTCGCGTTTTTCAATCATTAACCGTTTTTATCATGGTTCTTATCATTCTATTCGCTGCATTAGGTGTGGGAGTTGGCGCCGGCTATTTTGCGTATCTAGTTGAAGATACAAAGCTTCCTTCCAAATCTGAGTTACAATCTGAGCTAGGCAATATAACCGAAACATCAAAACTTGTCTATGCTGACAATACAGAGATTTCGACGATCCAAACTGATTTGATGCGTACAACTGTGCCTTCAGATCAAATGTCTCCTTATTTAAAATCTGCGATCATCAGCACAGAAGATGAATATTTCGAAGAGCATAAAGGCTATGTTCCTAAAGCAGTGATCCGAGCGCTCTTCTCTGAAGCAACTGGGATTGGTTCATCCGGTGGATCGACACTGACACAGCAGTTAGTGAAACAACAGATCTTGACTGATGAAACAACCTTCAAACGTAAAGCAAATGAGATTTTGTTAGCTGCTCAAGTCGAGAAGCACTTTACAAAAGATGAGATTATTTCAACTTATTTGAATGTCTCGCCTTTTGGAAGAAACAATAAAGGACAAAATATTGCCGGTGTCCAAGAAGCTGCACAAGGGATCTTCGGCGTCAATGCGAGTGATTTATCTTTACCGCAAGCCGCATTTATCGCAGGCTTACCACAAAGTCCGATCACTTACAGCCCGTACACAAATACAGGGGCATTGAAAGAAGACCTATCTGCTGGTTTAGAAAGAAAAGACATCGTGCTATTTAGCATGTACCGTGAACACCAAATCACGAAAGAAGAATATGAAGAAGCAAAAGCCTATGACTTAACCCAAGATTTCTTAGGTCAACAAGTGGCAGAACAAAGTGACCGCGACTTCTTATATTACACAGTGATGAATGCTGCGACAGATATCATTGCGAGACAATTAGGAGAAAAAGACGAAGCAGATCTTTCTGATGCAGATGTCTACAATGCATACTATCAACGCGCAGAACAAACGATCCAAAATCAAGGCTACACGATCCATTCAACGATCGACAAAGACATCTATGAAGCGATGCAAGCAGGCGTTGCCAATTTTGGTTACTTACTTGATGACGGAAGAGGTACTCCTGTTGAGACTGGTAACGTTCTGATGGACAATAAAACAGGCCGCGTGTATGGTTTTGTCGGTGGTCGTAATTATGCATTGAATCAAAATAATCATGCTTTTGATACTCAAAGACAAGCAGGTTCATCGATCAAACCGATGCTCGTTTATGGTCCAGCGATCGATATGGGCTTAGTTGGTTCTGAATCACGTGTTTCTGATTATGAAACCACTTGGCAAGAAGGCGCGAATGCCGGTGAAGACATCGTTAATGCGACAAACAAAGGTTCAAATACCTTCCAAACAGTGCGTGAATCATTGGAATGGTCGAACAATATTCCTGCCTACCACTTATATCAAGACGTTTTGAATAATGGTGGCTCAAAGCAATACGCATATGAAACATATTTATCAAAAATGAACTATCCAACAAATGCCAACTGGGGCGTTGAATCTGCACCACTTGGAACAGTTGATGTAACGACGCTTCAACAAACCAATGGCTTCCAAACATTAGCAAACAATGGTGAATTCCAGCAAGCATATATCATTGATTCGATCACTGATAACGATGGAAATGTCATTTATCAGCACGAACACAAACCAGTACGTGTCTTTTCTGAAGCGGCTGCTTCGATCGTCAATGACATGATGCGTAGCGTCATCGATGAAAAGATCACTACACCATTCAAAGATGATATCTCTAGCCTTAATGGAAGTTTAGGTCAAGCGGACTGGATCGGTAAGACTGGATCAACGAATGAATTCCGTGATTCTTGGTTAGTTGTTTCCACACCGTCTATCACGATCAGTAGCTGGGCTGGACACGACGATAACACCGGAATGGATTCTCAAGCGAGATTCCGTTCTTCAAAATATCTCGCAAACTTGATCAATCAAGTGTATCAAGTCAACCCGTCGATTTTCGGTACTGATCAGAAATTCTCACTCGCTTCTGATGTGAAGAAAGAAGATGTCGCTGCCTTTACAGGACAATTACCTGGAAAAGTAACAGTTGACCGCAGATCCATCAATACACCGAGCAAAACTGTCGAATCACTTTGGGCAAAAGACGGTCCTGAGAAAAGCACCTTCAAATTTGGTGTAGGTGGAACGGATGAGAACTATAAAGATTACTGGAACACTGTCGGCACATTTGAACGTGAAAATCCACAGAACAAAGATGACGACAAAGACGACGATTAA
- a CDS encoding YneF family protein, protein MVSTGIVVLIAVIALLIGAVGGFFLARKYMKDYLEKNPPVNEEMLRSMMMSMGQKPSEKKIRQMMQQMKNQGKK, encoded by the coding sequence ATGGTATCAACAGGAATCGTTGTACTTATTGCAGTTATTGCATTATTAATCGGCGCAGTCGGTGGATTCTTTCTTGCGCGTAAATATATGAAAGATTACTTAGAAAAAAATCCTCCCGTTAATGAGGAAATGTTAAGATCAATGATGATGTCTATGGGGCAAAAACCATCTGAAAAGAAAATTCGTCAGATGATGCAACAGATGAAGAACCAAGGGAAGAAGTAG